Proteins encoded together in one Desulfomonile tiedjei window:
- a CDS encoding PD-(D/E)XK nuclease family protein, whose amino-acid sequence MAKKDQSSYSFSRLELYAHCPWAYKKIVLDRLPRVPNEAMITGQILHSLIAEYLKRLISQNRQTDWQWAEGINHEGAPPDVSQIWQRFYNSFILPPGLEHNGVEHRLAFDRDWQPCEFFYAKAYFRMVLDWFFQQGDLVVVIDWKSGRKMPADIQKDLQLRIYGWGLKQAVLPDSREILLRQHFLRYGREQEVLLNAHDLDEVPHILKDKIRWIEGDQDFEPTPGSFCGLCGVTAHCPVMAGALISPDIMAPATRKQAETAATLLLTLQKMEKELSSRLKEWVKVNGPVPVGNLVYGETPYLTYDFDARAITARLLEAGLSREEVWGLLSISKNNLERFLKKARRPDLLADILAWSPNKRGAKIGFTGVKNICLD is encoded by the coding sequence ATGGCAAAAAAGGACCAAAGTTCATACTCCTTTTCTCGGCTGGAACTGTATGCCCATTGCCCCTGGGCCTATAAGAAGATTGTCTTGGACCGGCTGCCCCGGGTGCCTAACGAGGCTATGATAACCGGGCAAATACTCCACTCCCTCATTGCTGAATACCTTAAACGTTTAATCAGCCAAAATCGGCAAACCGATTGGCAATGGGCGGAAGGGATCAACCACGAAGGCGCCCCGCCGGATGTATCTCAGATCTGGCAGAGATTTTACAACTCTTTTATTTTGCCCCCAGGTCTGGAGCATAATGGGGTTGAGCATAGATTAGCCTTTGACCGGGATTGGCAGCCTTGCGAGTTCTTCTATGCAAAGGCTTATTTCCGCATGGTGCTGGACTGGTTTTTCCAGCAAGGAGACCTTGTGGTGGTCATTGACTGGAAGAGTGGCCGAAAGATGCCGGCGGACATCCAGAAAGACTTGCAACTGCGAATCTATGGCTGGGGCCTCAAACAAGCGGTTTTGCCAGATAGCCGGGAAATCCTCCTCAGGCAGCATTTTCTCCGCTATGGCCGCGAGCAGGAAGTACTCTTGAACGCCCATGATCTCGATGAGGTGCCTCACATCCTCAAAGACAAGATCAGGTGGATTGAAGGGGATCAAGACTTTGAGCCCACCCCCGGCTCCTTTTGCGGCCTATGCGGGGTCACCGCCCATTGCCCGGTAATGGCTGGAGCGTTGATTTCCCCAGATATTATGGCGCCTGCTACCAGAAAGCAAGCTGAGACGGCTGCAACCTTGCTCCTTACCCTCCAAAAGATGGAAAAAGAGCTGTCTTCTCGCCTTAAGGAGTGGGTTAAGGTCAATGGACCGGTGCCGGTGGGAAACCTGGTGTATGGTGAAACGCCTTACCTCACGTATGATTTCGACGCCCGGGCTATTACCGCCCGCCTTTTAGAAGCCGGGCTTTCCCGGGAGGAGGTGTGGGGGCTCTTATCAATCTCCAAAAACAACCTGGAGCGGTTTCTGAAAAAGGCGCGGCGCCCGGATCTCCTGGCTGACATTCTTGCTTGGTCTCCAAACAAGAGAGGGGCCAAAATAGGGTTTACGGGGGTCAAAAATATCTGTCTCGATTAA